From the Aspergillus puulaauensis MK2 DNA, chromosome 1, nearly complete sequence genome, the window GCCAGTACGGTTGTTGCCCATGTCCCGTATCGGATTTGGTAGGTCGGCTACGTTTCTTGGCTCTAGCAAAGAGGCAGTGAAGTAACCGCTGCATGGCTAAAATGATTAGATGGAAACGGCCCCCCAGTTTTTGACGGTGAAGGCCCAACAGTAGACCCATTAGTCGGCACAAACGGGTATAAATCATCCCGGAAAACTCAGGATTGATATGGGGCCCTGCTTTTGAGGCGCATACAGCAATGCACGAGAGCAGGCTATCGACATTCCATTGAGAGATGCAGCGTGGGTGGCTGCGGAGGAAAACGTCTAAACACTCGGTAGCCAGGACAAATTCTTCAGGAGATTTACTGCGGTGCAGTGCATCGGTGATCTCGGTACAGACAAGGGACAACTCCTTTGCTTGATTGCTTTCCTTGTCCTCAGTGGGGGAAGCTGCTGCGACAGCTAGACCGGCAATGAGCAAATGGTATTCGGCATTTTTGCCAATGAATCCTAGTTGGCGAACTTCTCGAATAACCCGAGTCAGGGCTTCCGCGGACATAGACCGGAAGCGTTCAGTCATTGCCCGGATAAAAAGCTGTTGCTCCTCGCTATACATGTGCTGGATAGGAAGCGATTCGGCGTATTGTACAACGGGGGCGGTAGCGTTCTTTTCGGGCTTCTGTGTAGCCAAAACACGGCGCCTAATGAGTCTTCTTAAGGAAGACCCCGAGTCCACTGATTTCTCAACGTAGCTCTCGATCTTGGATAAGAATTTCTTCACTTCCCCGTGACCCATCGCTAGATCCTCAAAATCTTCTAGAGCGTCCAGGGTTTTAATCACAGTAATTGTTTCTTCCAATGGTTGCTTCTTGTAGTGATCTTTCGCCGAACGCAGATCAGCTACCACCAACCCAAACACTTTCTCGCGACTGGCGGCAAGTTCTGTGGTATCGATTGCATCTGCCAGTCGTTCCCTGTGTAGCCATAATTGGAACAGGGAGATCCGGAGAAGGAAGCATTCCATGGAGCTGCGATCAATTGACTGCAACTTGGACACTTTGCCTGATAGTTTGCGGTGCATCTTCTTGAACTGCTTGTGGCGCTCTCCCTCTGCTAGAAGAAGTAGCTTTGAAATCACTGCACGGTGGAGGAATCTAAATGCCTTCATGACCTCAAGATCAACATCCGTATCTTGGAGTGAGATTGATTTAGCAATAGTCCAAATCGGCTCCCAATTGCCAGTCAACTCCGCCGTTGACTTCGGCAAATCAGCCAATTTAGCCATCAGCGACAGGATCGCAACGGTAATGAAAGACGCTTGGTGCTGTTGTGATAGGACATTCTGCAACAAATCCAGAAGATCTCCCCTCTGGCGGCGGGTGATAAGAGGCGCTGGAATTCTTTGCATGCTCTCAATATAGAGCTTTCGGTTGGAAACGTCCACCTTCACTCGCTCGGACAGCACAGCAATCAAATCGTTCACGATGCTGGGAGCGTTCAGGAGGTATTCGTGGGATACAGTGCTAGCCCAGGATTGCAGGAAACGCGCGCCTGAAGAAAAATCCCCAagagatgatgaggatggctgATATtgtgccgccgccaaatAGAGGATGTGGGCAAACAGAGAACGTCGTACCTGAGGCTCAATTTGGGTCCAAAGGTTagggaggcgaagaagggttAAGAAATACGCCAGAGATAGGACAGTTGGAGAGTCAAGGGATTTTAAACTGCCATTCCATGCTGAACCCATGGACTCGAGCGCATCTTTTTCAGTGATCGATCTCAACAGTTTGCTGACTTCTTtcatcaaggacgagaaatTGTCACGATTGCCGGTGCTAGGCGAGTAGTGCGTCATGATCGCAAGAACATATTTATATGCTTCAAAACATTCCAACCGCGCACTGAATATCTGCAGCAATTCATGATGTCGGCGTTTAACTGACGTTGCTGCTACACCAGCCAAGTTTATTAAGGGAATACCGAGACCGGTATCGGTTCTCTGCACATTATTCTCAATCAAACTGCGAAGCATTTTCCACAACCGCCACCCCCAGTGCAAAGACTGATCCGAAGAAAGTGCGGACGTAACTGATTCGATTGCAGACTTGAGATCATCGTTCGTCTCCGCGAGGTTCACGGGCCGTTTTCTGAATCCAGATTCAACAATCAGAAGCTGCGCGTAGGCTCCCCCGGAATGGGAAATTTTATTGTCATCGCTCCGAATCTCAGCCGCTGCTGCGTGTAATTGGGCAGAAGCAAGAGTTTGATTCAGAGGGTTGCGCATCAACTCGCTGTACGCGTCGCATAGGTCGTCATCTTCCCACACTGTAAAGAGGCTGAGATTGCTGTCGAGCATTCTTGCCTCTTCTATATCCGTCAGTTGCTGGTACCAGATTTCCATAAAAGTAGCAAGATCTCTGGCGCCCATGAACCCGCGTaacagaggaagaacgatGCCACTCTTGATTATTTCATAGCTACCATCGGTAGAAGTGCCGGTTCGCCAGTGCAGCTTAATCTTGCTGAGTAAGGCTTCGAGGTACTTCTCGGAATCTGCAAGTCCGGAGTTTGGAAGAAAGATATCCGCACCCAGTTCAATAAGCAGTGCAATAAGGTTCCACTCGACCTGTGAAAGTTGGTCCTTGAGAAGACCGGTGTATGCCGCATGTGTAAGAAGCGTGTGTAATGATAGTTGCACACCTCGTTTAAGGGCTACACGAAATAGTTGCTCCAGAACTTTCACAAATTCGGGAAGAAATGCGGTTGCGCTCTCTGATTTCACATAGGAAAATGATAGctcggcagcagcaacaaacAGAGTTTCCAACCAAGCTGCTTCATCAGTTTTCCTTCGAAACGTGTCTCGAGGCACTGATCGTGACGCGATGTCAAAGAATTCTGGGATGAGGTCTGCCGCATTCCAGGAACCTTTCTTCGTAGTGTTCTCTTGGGCTTTAGTGGCACAAGACTGTGTTTGCAGCTCCACAGCACAGAGGATTGGTCGAAAAGTATCTGAAACTGGTTTGACCGAACTCCAATCAGGCTCACTAGCGGAATAGTCGATCCCTGAGCCACCTCTACTAAAGAAGGCTTCACGAGCAGGTAATACCACATGAAGAGCAATTAGGCGCTCAACTCCATTTAGTACGTGGACTTTCTCGTCCGTGTCAAGTTGAACAGCGTACACAGAATGGAGCAGCCTTAGAGCACGTTGGGCGCAATGAGAAGCAAACGATCCCTAGACAAAAGTTAGCATCCTCGTTCATATGCCTCGTTGAAAAATAATCCCGACATACATCACTGGATCCCTGGTCCGAGCTATCCTGACGATGAGACCTCCATTCCCAAACCTCCAAGAGCGCAGGGAGGACATAGAACAGATGTTGTAATTCTGTTGTTTTTCGCCCATTAGAAAAATGTGAAATCGCAAGGGATGCGAAATTGAATGATTTGCCGAGTGTGATCGCAACTGGCTGGGGGTCTCCTCTAAGAGCGTGTCTGAGGTGAGAGCGGCCGGTCTCATTAACATCGTTCGTTCGGTTGGCCAGCATGACGAAACTATACAAGCAATCCAGAAGGCGAGTAAAAGTCAAGAAACACGCATTCGGTGTCCTAGGTTGTTCATCAATGTCCATGGAATCTTTGTCATTCCCGGTTGCCCTCTTGCGCTTCGTGCCTTTCCTGCCAGATCCTTCATTCGCGCGCGAAGATTCACTTATAGTACGGCTGGATTCCGAGTCAGAAGTCGGCTGCTCGTTTATCCCATTCCCAAGGCCGATCACCACGTCGTCCGTCAGATCTGTGATCGTATAGTCGAGAATTCCAAAAAATTGATAATCCTTCAATGTCGATGCAAGTGTCTTAGGAGGAATAAGGTCGATGAGCTGCCGTAATAAAAGAAAGGATGCCGGCTCGACACGATAGTTTCTTCCAGCCTTCAGTTTCTTCAATAACCACCGCAGgacccattcttccttcgGCGCAGCATGGATCGGGATATGAGGGGCTCGGTTGATCTCTGGATGGCTCGCGCATAACGACAAGTCTAATCCGATAATTTGGGCGGCCTCGTTGAGCTGGATTTCAGGCGGCGCCGTTCCCTTTTCGAGACGAAGGAGAGCCTCTTGCGAGGAGCGCGGACGCTATACCATCATGTTAGCACAGATTAGATACCTTCAAGAAAGTTTTCATAGTACGCACCTCCGGCAGCGAAGGCATCTTGACGGAAGCACAACGCGAACGCTCAAAAGACAAGCCGGGGACTGTGTCACTTTTGCTTCGTTCCTTTCCCCGAATCTACCGGGGACAAAGCCACATCGTCAAGCAGAGACATCCAACGATCACTGCCAGTGTTGTTTGTACTTTTGTACCTCTgccgaagaaaaaaaagtggaAAGACTGATAGCGGGCAGGACTAAGCCTAATTTTCCCGACCgccttccttcttctccggcggaACCCAAGCTCGAAAACCGCCGCTCCCGAACCGATCTCCTTGACGTCTTGTTCCATACCGACTTATCCAATTCATTCGTTCCCGATCCTTTCTGCTGCTAATTGCACAAGGTACCTCGACCCGAACCTCAAATTGCTTGCGCATTCTAACCAGCAGACTTCTAGATCGATCACAATGGCCGACTCCAGCGACTCCCAGCCCATCGCCCGCTCGACCAAGCTCGTCAGTGAGGCCCTGCTCAACGAGAAGGTACCAAGCCCCTTCTATCCACGCCTGTCGTCATGATTCGACGACCCCGTTGGCCCACAGTATACTCAATTTTCACCCCCTGCGGGCATTCCAATCCGAGAACTGGTGGATTTTCTTGGACAACCGGCTAACACGTGCCCTTGTTTCACTCTAGTGGGATCGTGCCATCTCCTCCATGATCATTCGCTCCTCCCTGGGTCTGTCCTTCGGTGTTGTCTTTTCAGTGCTCCTGTTCAAGCGGAGAGCTTGGCCCGCTTGGGTTGGTCTGGGCTTCGGTGCCGGACGCGCTTGGGAAGAGGCCGACGGTATGTTCAGCCGAAATTGTGAACGAAGACAAACAGATTGGGCTCGCTAACATGAAGATTTAGCTTCATTCCGCCGGGGTGACTCCCCCGTGAGAGACGCTCTGCGTCGGTAAAGGGACTCGGGTATGCAGTCTGTGAATGTATGATACCTGTATAGCTGGACTGGGGACAGTGCATGGCGACAGCATGGTTCTTGATATAAAGTTTAGGAGAAATTCTAGACCTTGCTTTCTTACGCAATTTTAGGTGGTTCGTTTCTATTCCGTTCACACTACAAGATATTCGACCGTCAAGTCGAGTGTCTTGATTAGTTCACGTTGAAAGTATTTGTAAATTGTCGACAGTCAACCAACTATGTATCATTTTAAAGGCAGATACAAATCCGAGCCACGTAGAAGATCATCGTGCTCAAAACTTTGCACTCAATTGTAGCTGATCCAAGCGGAAATCGTGACGAAAATCAGCCACATGCAAATAGGTAAAAGTGGAGAGTAACAGGATACGCCTCGCTCTTTGCCAAACATAAGATGCAACATGAAAATGCGGGCCCAGAATAAACAGAAGACATGAAAAGAGAAATGACGAGTTGGATCTTTGGAACGAGTACTCAAAACATTCGCAAGAAAAACACGGCGGATAGCCGCGCATAAATCGTAGGCATGAAAATGAGAACCCGAGGGACAAGTAGGCCGGAGACAGAATATGGAAAAGGGAAATTGTACACAAACAGAAAAGCCAACAACTAACTCCAAAGTCTGATATGCAAGGGTATCAAGATCATGAATCATCCAAAGACATCCGACGTCGAGTACAATAGATACGGCAAAAGGCCTGGTGGGAATAAACCAAGGTGAAGGCTGAAACCTTATGGATTTCCGTGGGTTAAACAACCGAGGCAACTGCAGCTAGGGCCACATTGACAGTTACCGGCCTCACCAGCACAAGCACCCGGTAGGCCAATCTCATACTCATAGGTGTAATAGGCATCGGGAATCATAAGATGGTCCGCGGTAAAGGATTCAAGAGCCTGGGCTTCATGATCGTCATCCAATGTACTGCCATTGGTGCCACAACACTGTCCGGCGGGCGCCGGCGCGCTCTCAACGCTATCTTTTATATTGTTTTCGGATTCGGCGAGCGGATGGCCCATTTGCGGATCGTTGGCAGGGATCCCGTTGGATTGAGTTTCCTGGTGGCTGCTTTCATCCGCTGGGGTACCTGAGTCTTCTGCGATAATGCGTCCCATTTCCTGAACATGTTGCACGGTTACATCGTTATATGGATGATCAGGACATGCGAAGCAATTACAGTTAGGACCACAGTTGCAGCTACTGGAAGTGTCCCTAGCCTCCAGTGCGGAGTTGTGCTGAGCCGGATCGGGTGTGGTAACAGAGCCAGAATGTGGCATGGTGAGTTGTTCGAAACCAACGTCGGGGGGGTTGGCATAGTTTTTGGGCGAGATATGATGGGCGAATCCAGACATGTCGGGCTGGAAGCCATTGGTTGTCGCACCCACAGGCGAAAAATGGCCATCTACGCTTGGAAATCCTTGCCAAGTTGAGGGAGGGGCATTTTGCACGGGATAAGATGTCAGGGGAGACATAGTATATCCATTTGACATGACAGTGTTGGGTTCTGTCTTAACAACATTTGGATTCTCGCCCCGGGAAttggagcagcaggagccCCCAGCCCGCGTCGACATGGGGGCTTTAGGTTCCATAGGAGACTGGAAGACATCGGTGTGAAAAGTATTAGATGTAAGCCCATTACTCGAAATTCCGAGACCATTTGAGAAGTTGTTCGCGGTTGGGAAAGCGTTGGGATGCGGGAACGCTCCGTTAAGAGCGTTGTATGAATAGGCGGCGCCTGGCGCCTGTGGCGTATAAGGGCTCATGATTGGCTGGGTGCCATACTGGAGCCCCTGCTGATGAAATTCGGGTATAGAATGAAGGGCTCTGGTGACCTGTTCTGGTGCAGGTTTCACCTGTTTCTTGCTAGACTTCTGAATCTTGTTTGGACTAGGACTAGCACTGCTGCCGCTGGGGGCAGCAGTCAAATCTATGGGAAGCTGGGAGACCGCTGGAGTAGGCTTATTCTCGTCAAGCAGCATTTTATAAACTGGTCTGCATAGACAGCCCGAACCTATAAAGGATAAGGTAATCAGCTAAGACCGATCAGTCAAGTAGAACATATGCCCTTACCCTTTGGGATCGCAACCATGAAGGCGCCGAGCTTCTTACAGTTGCAACTACCTTCAACATGTGGACACTTAGACAGCGGACGTCCGGCCTTGCCAACACTAACCATAAGGCGATCGTAATGCGCGCATTTAGAAGAACGGTGGCCCCGGATGCATGGCTCACTGAATAACAGTCGCTTCATTAGCCCACTATACTTCCGACGAGTGCACACCGTAGGATGCTTACCATGACCACTTGACACCATTTTCATCGAAAGGCATGGTGAGTGTTGTCTGTCTAGTGCGAGGCGAGGGTTTCCAAAGAAACTTTGAGAGAAAAAAGATAGCCTAATGTTGTGGGGTGCTGATAGCACGCAATGCGGCAATCGGTTTACCCCACGACTAACACCAAGCCCTGAGAGAACAATGGGAAGGTCGCGAAGCGTTCGGTATTGAATATAGAAACAAAGAATCCTAGCAGTCCACTTAATATTCAATTATAAGGGCCGGGAAACGTCAATGAAATGGGCGACTAGCGTGCGACTCGGGGTGACAGATCCGGAcagaggcggaagaggatgaggccaTCCAGACGGCGAAAGACGGAGGGGAGCTCGCAGATCAGAAAGAAGGCGGCAGATCAGACGAGTGAATGAAAGACCATGCGGGCTTGGGCTAAACCTCGTCGTACATCGAGCCATCCAACAAAAGGGCGCAAATGAAAGAGCTGCGAGCCAGCGACGCTGAAAGATGTAGTCCGGTAGGTAGCGGGGTTGGTCTCAATCAGGGTGGTCATTGAAAAAAGATACCCGCAACCGCTAATTGGCCGCCGAGGACTGTCCCTGGGTGCCTTGATGCCTGGCAGTTCCAGGCCGCATCGACCTTCCCGAACAAATTATCGGAGTCGGAGCTTCGAGCCGGCTCTCTCATAACTCATCGTCCTCGGTTTCGAGACACGGATGGCCTCGCTTGAAGCTGCTTTTTCATACTTGTTTTCGCCCACCTAGAAGCTGCTCTCCTCTGTCTCCACTCGTCTTGCAGCTGTTAATTCCCCGTTCCGCAGCCAATGACCTCCAATCACGACAGCCATGATATCCCCGAACAGCGACCCGACAGCAGGAGGGAGCCGCGCCGGGTACGGGACTTCTTTTCGGTGCCTGCTCCTGTAAAGCGCGTCTTTGATCGCTTTCCTTTGATCACGTACCCCGAGAATGACTTGCCATACCACGCCTGGTCAACGCGACGGGGAAACCAGTTATTTGTCTTCAGCGATGTCGCTGGAGCCCGTCGAGGGGCCCCTTCTTTCAACCCACAATGTCTTAAGTGGCAGGTATGCGAAGACTGGTTAGCATTTAGTGTTGTCCGGTAACTGACTTGATTCTGCCTTAATGAATAGGCCTACCTGAAATTCGTCGGAATTGACTTCGATCTCGTCCCCTCAAATAACCACGCATCCCCATCCGGCGTCctccctttcctcctcccagctcttccagTCGGTACCGGCACGCCGATTCCATCCGGTAAATTGCAGAAATGGGCCATTGAGGAGGTCCACTGTGAAGAGGAACAGCAATTGAACGTGCGCTTCGAAGTGTATTTATCGCTGCTGGACACCCGGATACGGAATGCTTGGGTAAGTCTAAGTCGCAATTCAACGAGCCGGAGACTTGACTAACATCCAGGTAGCTCTACCAACTCTACCTAAACCATAACAACTTCGAATCTGTTGCACAACGCCTCTATGTCAATCCGTCGAGTACCAATTTTGCCGTTCGATCCGTGCTAGCAGCACAGTTGCAGCAGGCTGCGCGAGATGAGCTTCTGAAGTCGTCAGCATACATTGATGCTAGTGCTTTAGAGGCCGAGGCTGCAGAAGCATTCGAAGCGCTCTCTACGTTACTCGGCGACAAAACTCACTTTTTCGACCGGCCAAATCCAGGACTGTTCGACGCTAGTGTGTTTGCTTATACGCATTTGATACTGGACCAAAAGATGGGGTGGAAATATAACAGACTGGAACAACTACTATCACAGCATGAAAATCTTGTCCGACATCGGGAAAGGCTACTAGGTTTCTTCTAGGCGAATTTCGGGCCAAGCGCGGGCGACCAGAAAACATATCAGTATCTGTACAATAACAATTTTGACCATTTAGCTTCCATACAACAAAATATAGTCCTACCACCCCGGCGCCGGCTGCCTAACAATCGACTGCATTGCTTACCACCTAGTCAACCCGCATCCTAAAGCAAAGGCCAAACCACACCGTAACACCCACCCACTTCTTCGCCCTTTCCCCCAGCCcctccaccatggcctcaTCCACACTCCTCTCCCGTACTCTCTGCcctccctcgtccagcgcCACAACCTCGAACCCAACCCgctctgcagcagccatAACATCTTCAACCTTATGCGCATAACTTGTGGGCCTAATCTTCATCCCAGTCTTCACATCCACAAACCCAGCTTGGCTGATTGCCCCCATCTCAGCATGCATATTTGTCACAAGAAAATACCCGCCTGGTTTAATCAGCCTTGCAGCACCCTCAAAGAACTTGTCATCGGGAATATGTTCCAGCACAAGCGTAGAAATCAACCCAGATGCACCATCGCCTAACTGGGCCCGCAAAGGCTCAGATAGAGAGCCCAGACCCAATCCTGACTCAGAGGGCGCAAGTAAGTCATAAACATCTAGTGTAACCTTATCCCCATCCACAATCCCCAATTGCTCCCGAAGTGTCTCCTTAGCGACACCCAGCATGCTCGGCGACGCATCGAGTCCCATAATCCGGGCATCCTTGGGCGCTGATTTGGCCAGCTGCAGTGTATTCCGACCCGTACCGCAGCCCAGGTCTACTAATTTGAGTGATGGCTGGTGATTACCAGATTCTATTTCCGCCTTGGCCTGAGCCTGGGCTTGAACAAGGGCTAGAAACCGCGGGAGTAAACTCTTCATTTCAATTGTGtcgagggcttggaggaagttTCCATCTGTATCGTAGACCTGTATTTCCGGTTTATTAGTTACTCGCCCATTGATCGTTGTTAAATGTAGAGGTTGGCAATAGTCATACCTCGGCCCACTTATCATAAGCCTCGACGGTATTGAGATATTTCACACGTTGACCATCTGATGTTGCTTCTTTGCCGTTTCGGTGGGCGAGAGCTTCCCGGATTGTCTGGGCCATGGTGGTAGTTTGCGTTGGTCCTATAGGATTTTGATGACAGATTTTGATCGCGGTGTATGTTGTGCTCCCGTCAGGATGCTGTACTTCGTTCCTCGGCTTCTCGGTCCACGAAGACGGTCTCTGTCTCGAACTGTGGCTCAATGAACCAAAGTATTTATAACTCGCTAAGTACGATACAGTATCGAGTAAATATTTCAAATCGAGTCCAGCAGAACAAATTTTTTTTCATATTGCAATAGCCGCGGCGAGCCCGTTCGTATGACTACTTTCTGCGATGTGTGGATGAGTCACAGGCACCACCGTTTTTTTACATAGTTAACTAGAATACCAAAACAGTTAAGCGAGACAGTAAAAGTGTTATTGTGGAATTAAAGTCGTAATATTTCACTTGACATTATCATTTGGGCCGTGTAGTCCGGACCGAATATAAGAAAGACGCGAGAGCATTACGGCTGGCACATGAGACATCAGAAGGAAAAGTCGCTTTGGAGATAGCCCAGGTTCGGCAAAGACGCTGGCTTgacagaaagaaaggaaaataAGGAAAGACACTTAGGTGGTGAAGTGATTGAACGGTAAAGAGTATAAAAGAATaaggaaaataatataaaagaaaaaaggaaagcgTAGGATAAATGGAATCCAgtataataaagaaagag encodes:
- a CDS encoding ribosome biogenesis protein URB2 (COG:S;~EggNog:ENOG410PRR1;~InterPro:IPR018849;~PFAM:PF10441), which encodes MPSLPERPRSSQEALLRLEKGTAPPEIQLNEAAQIIGLDLSLCASHPEINRAPHIPIHAAPKEEWVLRWLLKKLKAGRNYRVEPASFLLLRQLIDLIPPKTLASTLKDYQFFGILDYTITDLTDDVVIGLGNGINEQPTSDSESSRTISESSRANEGSGRKGTKRKRATGNDKDSMDIDEQPRTPNACFLTFTRLLDCLYSFVMLANRTNDVNETGRSHLRHALRGDPQPVAITLGKSFNFASLAISHFSNGRKTTELQHLFYVLPALLEVWEWRSHRQDSSDQGSSDGSFASHCAQRALRLLHSVYAVQLDTDEKVHVLNGVERLIALHVVLPAREAFFSRGGSGIDYSASEPDWSSVKPVSDTFRPILCAVELQTQSCATKAQENTTKKGSWNAADLIPEFFDIASRSVPRDTFRRKTDEAAWLETLFVAAAELSFSYVKSESATAFLPEFVKVLEQLFRVALKRGVQLSLHTLLTHAAYTGLLKDQLSQVEWNLIALLIELGADIFLPNSGLADSEKYLEALLSKIKLHWRTGTSTDGSYEIIKSGIVLPLLRGFMGARDLATFMEIWYQQLTDIEEARMLDSNLSLFTVWEDDDLCDAYSELMRNPLNQTLASAQLHAAAAEIRSDDNKISHSGGAYAQLLIVESGFRKRPVNLAETNDDLKSAIESVTSALSSDQSLHWGWRLWKMLRSLIENNVQRTDTGLGIPLINLAGVAATSVKRRHHELLQIFSARLECFEAYKYVLAIMTHYSPSTGNRDNFSSLMKEVSKLLRSITEKDALESMGSAWNGSLKSLDSPTVLSLAYFLTLLRLPNLWTQIEPQVRRSLFAHILYLAAAQYQPSSSSLGDFSSGARFLQSWASTVSHEYLLNAPSIVNDLIAVLSERVKVDVSNRKLYIESMQRIPAPLITRRQRGDLLDLLQNVLSQQHQASFITVAILSLMAKLADLPKSTAELTGNWEPIWTIAKSISLQDTDVDLEVMKAFRFLHRAVISKLLLLAEGERHKQFKKMHRKLSGKVSKLQSIDRSSMECFLLRISLFQLWLHRERLADAIDTTELAASREKVFGLVVADLRSAKDHYKKQPLEETITVIKTLDALEDFEDLAMGHGEVKKFLSKIESYVEKSVDSGSSLRRLIRRRVLATQKPEKNATAPVVQYAESLPIQHMYSEEQQLFIRAMTERFRSMSAEALTRVIREVRQLGFIGKNAEYHLLIAGLAVAAASPTEDKESNQAKELSLVCTEITDALHRSKSPEEFVLATECLDVFLRSHPRCISQWNVDSLLSCIAVCASKAGPHINPEFSGMIYTRLCRLMGLLLGLHRQKLGGRFHLIILAMQRLLHCLFARAKKRSRPTKSDTGHGQQPYWLSKLNAAHATQFTRLLTSLCDPTVSAVSRPTPGGAGHEGLTDQTKKAKQIAGQYLQYLIMDYAQSSLRSALHPDVKAALLPGLYSVLDVMSRDTMRALNAGLDISGRAMFKTLYDDYMKFGKWNKG
- a CDS encoding MICOS complex subunit MIC10 (BUSCO:EOG09265PQX;~COG:S;~EggNog:ENOG410PQM9;~InterPro:IPR007512;~PFAM:PF04418;~TransMembrane:1 (o33-52i);~antiSMASH:Cluster_1.9;~go_component: GO:0005743 - mitochondrial inner membrane [Evidence IEA];~go_component: GO:0061617 - MICOS complex [Evidence IEA]) — encoded protein: MADSSDSQPIARSTKLVSEALLNEKWDRAISSMIIRSSLGLSFGVVFSVLLFKRRAWPAWVGLGFGAGRAWEEADASFRRGDSPVRDALRR
- the mac1 gene encoding putative copper-activated transcription factor GRISEA (COG:S;~EggNog:ENOG410PS90;~InterPro:IPR036395,IPR001083;~PFAM:PF00649;~antiSMASH:Cluster_1.9;~go_component: GO:0005634 - nucleus [Evidence IEA];~go_function: GO:0003677 - DNA binding [Evidence IEA];~go_function: GO:0003700 - DNA-binding transcription factor activity [Evidence IEA];~go_function: GO:0005507 - copper ion binding [Evidence IEA];~go_process: GO:0006355 - regulation of transcription, DNA-templated [Evidence IEA]), translated to MPFDENGVKWSCEPCIRGHRSSKCAHYDRLMVSVGKAGRPLSKCPHVEGSCNCKKLGAFMVAIPKGSGCLCRPVYKMLLDENKPTPAVSQLPIDLTAAPSGSSASPSPNKIQKSSKKQVKPAPEQVTRALHSIPEFHQQGLQYGTQPIMSPYTPQAPGAAYSYNALNGAFPHPNAFPTANNFSNGLGISSNGLTSNTFHTDVFQSPMEPKAPMSTRAGGSCCSNSRGENPNVVKTEPNTVMSNGYTMSPLTSYPVQNAPPSTWQGFPSVDGHFSPVGATTNGFQPDMSGFAHHISPKNYANPPDVGFEQLTMPHSGSVTTPDPAQHNSALEARDTSSSCNCGPNCNCFACPDHPYNDVTVQHVQEMGRIIAEDSGTPADESSHQETQSNGIPANDPQMGHPLAESENNIKDSVESAPAPAGQCCGTNGSTLDDDHEAQALESFTADHLMIPDAYYTYEYEIGLPGACAGEAGNCQCGPSCSCLGCLTHGNP
- a CDS encoding putative mitochondrial outer membrane protein (Sam35) (COG:S;~EggNog:ENOG410PNDK;~InterPro:IPR012336,IPR033468,IPR021211;~PFAM:PF10568,PF17171,PF17172;~antiSMASH:Cluster_1.9), encoding MTSNHDSHDIPEQRPDSRREPRRVRDFFSVPAPVKRVFDRFPLITYPENDLPYHAWSTRRGNQLFVFSDVAGARRGAPSFNPQCLKWQAYLKFVGIDFDLVPSNNHASPSGVLPFLLPALPVGTGTPIPSGKLQKWAIEEVHCEEEQQLNVRFEVYLSLLDTRIRNAWLYQLYLNHNNFESVAQRLYVNPSSTNFAVRSVLAAQLQQAARDELLKSSAYIDASALEAEAAEAFEALSTLLGDKTHFFDRPNPGLFDASVFAYTHLILDQKMGWKYNRLEQLLSQHENLVRHRERLLGFF
- a CDS encoding class I SAM-dependent DNA methyltransferase (COG:S;~EggNog:ENOG410PN8M;~InterPro:IPR025714,IPR029063;~PFAM:PF13649,PF13489,PF08242,PF08241,PF13847;~SMCOG1089:methyltransferase;~antiSMASH:Cluster_1.9), with amino-acid sequence MAQTIREALAHRNGKEATSDGQRVKYLNTVEAYDKWAEVYDTDGNFLQALDTIEMKSLLPRFLALVQAQAQAKAEIESGNHQPSLKLVDLGCGTGRNTLQLAKSAPKDARIMGLDASPSMLGVAKETLREQLGIVDGDKVTLDVYDLLAPSESGLGLGSLSEPLRAQLGDGASGLISTLVLEHIPDDKFFEGAARLIKPGGYFLVTNMHAEMGAISQAGFVDVKTGMKIRPTSYAHKVEDVMAAAERVGFEVVALDEGGQRVRERSVDEAMVEGLGERAKKWVGVTVWFGLCFRMRVD